One Phaseolus vulgaris cultivar G19833 chromosome 2, P. vulgaris v2.0, whole genome shotgun sequence DNA window includes the following coding sequences:
- the LOC137809461 gene encoding uncharacterized protein translates to MILWEREEERKIYDKIDSFYGNESIDSRGGRDGKTGGRDGKPGTGGRGGNVTGGRGGNETGGRVGNVTEGRGGTLRGGNETGGRVGNVTEGRGGTLRGGNETGGRVGNVTEGRGGTLRGGNETGGRVGNVTEGRGGTLRGGNETGGRVGNVTEGRGGTLRGGNETGGRVGNVTEGRGGTLRGGNETGGRVGNVTEGRGGTLRGGNETGGRVGNVTEGRGGTLRGGNETGGRVGNVTEGRGGTLRGGNETGGRVGNVTEGRGGTLRGGNETGGRVGNVTEGRGGTLRCGNETGGRVGNVTEGRGGNSGKVNPGSRIARAGNAMSMVEKEIAMIKAKLVQQ, encoded by the exons ATGATATTGTgggaaagagaagaagaaagaaaaatttatgataaaatagATTCATTCTATGGTAATGAGTCTATCGACTCTAG AGGTGGTAGAGATGGCAAAACCGGTGGTAGAGATGGCAAACCTGGAACAGGTGGAAGAGGTGGCAATGTGACTGGAGGTAGAGGTGGCAATGAGACTGGAGGTAGAGTTGGCAATGTGACTGAAGGTAGAGGTGGTACTCTTAGAGGTGGCAATGAGACTGGAGGTAGAGTTGGCAATGTGACTGAAGGTAGAGGTGGTACTCTTAGAGGTGGCAATGAGACTGGAGGTAGAGTTGGCAATGTGACTGAAGGTAGAGGTGGTACTCTTAGAGGTGGCAATGAGACTGGAGGTAGAGTTGGCAATGTGACTGAAGGTAGAGGTGGTACTCTTAGAGGTGGCAATGAGACTGGAGGTAGAGTTGGCAATGTGACTGAAGGTAGAGGTGGTACTCTTAGAGGTGGCAATGAGACTGGAGGTAGAGTTGGCAATGTGACTGAAGGTAGAGGTGGTACTCTTAGAGGTGGCAATGAGACTGGAGGTAGAGTTGGCAATGTGACTGAAGGTAGAGGTGGTACTCTTAGAGGTGGCAATGAGACTGGAGGTAGAGTTGGCAATGTGACTGAAGGTAGAGGTGGTACTCTTAGAGGTGGCAATGAGACTGGAGGTAGAGTTGGCAATGTGACTGAAGGTAGAGGTGGTACTCTTAGAGGTGGCAATGAGACTGGAGGTAGAGTTGGCAATGTGACTGAAGGTAGAGGTGGTACTCTTAGAGGTGGCAATGAGACTGGAGGTAGAGTTGGCAATGTGACTGAAGGTAGAGGTGGTACTCTTAGATGTGGCAATGAGACTGGAGGTAGAGTTGGCAATGTGACTGAAGGTAGAGGTGGTAATTCAGGTAAAGTTAATCCAGGTAGCCGAATTGCTCGTGCTGGTAATGCTATGTCCATGGTTGAAAAGGAAATAGCAATGATTAAAGCAAAACTGGTGCAGCAGTAA